The following proteins come from a genomic window of Anabas testudineus chromosome 3, fAnaTes1.2, whole genome shotgun sequence:
- the dapk2a gene encoding death-associated protein kinase 2a yields MDLFKQHRVEDFYDIGEELGSGQFAIVKQCREKSTGLEFAAKFIKKRQSMASSRGVRREDIEREVNILQQIQHPNIVTLHDVYENRTDVVLILELVSGGELFDFLAQKESLSEEEATQFIKQILEGVNYLHARKIAHFDLKPENIMLLDKNVPLPRIKLIDFGLAHIIEAGVEFKNIFGTPEFVAPEIVNYEPLALEADMWSIGVITYILLSGASPFLGETKQDTLGNISAVNYEFDEEFFGHTSELAKKFISQLLEKDKKKRLTIQDALNHPWIKFNEHKEENKTQEPKKREKRQLKTKRLREYTIKSHSSMPPNNTYVNFERFAQVVEDIDLMESSFISLAAAHDALQEDIDAMVSIYNEKETWYKEESESVRHELSQIRYEFRKVEALKRSLQDDMQTFSTSLGTISNRYQERQNHFDALHLELSNELKWVQEVMGSVPMDGSGGGYPNCSFSTVFNNDVNEALKELLNRSCGGDLLSGINLDFTQTGQQR; encoded by the exons ATGGACCTGTTCAAACAGCACAGGGTGGAGGACTTCTATGACATTGGTGAAGAGCTGGGAAG TGGACAGTTTGCCATCGTAAAGCaatgcagagagaaaagcacCGGTCTGGAATTCGCTGCCAAGTTCATCAAGAAGCGGCAGAGCATGGCCAGCTCCCGAGGAGTGCGGCGGGAGGACATCGAGCGAGAGGTGAACATCCTGCAGCAGATTCAGCACCCCAACATTGTCACGCTGCACGACGTCTATGAGAACCGCACTGACGTAGTGCTCATCCTGGAGCT GGTCTCTGGAGGTGAGCTGTTTGACTTTCTTGCCCAGAAGGAGTCTCTTAGTGAGGAAGAGGCCACTCAGTTCATCAAGCAAATCCTCGAAGGAGTCAACTACCTCCATGCTCGAAAAATAGCCCACTTTGATCTCAAG CCTGAAAACATAATGCTCCTGGACAAGAACGTGCCGCTGCCAAGAATAAAACTCATTGATTTTGGTCTGGCTCACATAATTGAAGCTGGGGtagaatttaaaaatatctttggGACACCCGAGTTTGTAG CACCAGAGATTGTCAACTATGAACCACTGGCATTAGAAGCAGACATGTGGAGCATTGGTGTCATCACCTACATCCT GCTGAGTGGTGCCTCACCTTTCCTGGGGGAGACCAAACAGGACACACTGGGGAACATTTCAGCTGTAAATTATGAGTTTGATGAGGAGTTCTTCGGTCATACCAGTGAGCTGGCAAAGAAATTTATCAGCCAGTTGCTAGAGAAAGATAAGAA GAAAAGATTAACAATTCAAGATGCTCTTAATCACCCATGGATTAAG TTCAATGAGCacaaggaagaaaataaaactcaagAACCGAAGAAACGGGAGAAGCGCCAGCTGAAGACGAAGCGCTTAAGGGAATACACTATCAAGTCCCACTCGAGTATGCCGCCCAACAACACCTATGTAAACTTTGAACGATTCGCTCAGGTGGTGGAGGACATAGACCTGATGGAAAGCTCGTTCATTAGCCTAGCTGCAGCTCATGATGCTCTGCAAGAAGATATCGATGCCATGGTCTCTATATACAATGAAAAAGAGACCTGGTACAAGGAGGAGAGTGAAAGTGTTCGCCATGAGCTTTCACAAATCCGCTATGAGTTCCGCAAGGTGGAGGCTTTGAAGAGGAGCCTGCAGGATGACATGCAGACTTTCAGCACCAGTCTTGGTACCATCAGCAACCGATACCAGGAGAGACAGAACCACTTTGATGCCCTGCACCTGGAGCTTAGCAATGAGCTGAAGTGGGTGCAGGAGGTGATGGGTTCAGTTCCCATGGATGGAAGTGGTGGAGGGTACCCCAACTGCAGCTTCTCCACAGTCTTTAACAATGATGTGAATGAGGCCTTGAAAGAGTTGCTGAACCGCTCCTGTGGAGGAGACCTGTTGTCTGGGATCAACTTGGACTTTACCCAAACTGGACAACAAAGATAA